One Alphaproteobacteria bacterium LSUCC0396 genomic region harbors:
- a CDS encoding MarR family EPS-associated transcriptional regulator has translation MNQELSIKIIRELEKAPEQSQRALSKRCGVSLGSIHYCINALAEKGYVKARNFKNAQNKLAYAYILTPSGINLKKELTLAFLKRKQAEYEALQKEIKALEKDLAR, from the coding sequence ATGAACCAAGAGTTGTCAATTAAAATTATCAGGGAGCTTGAGAAGGCTCCAGAACAGAGCCAACGCGCGCTTTCCAAAAGGTGCGGCGTTAGCCTTGGCTCCATCCATTACTGCATAAACGCGCTTGCGGAAAAGGGCTACGTGAAGGCAAGGAACTTCAAGAACGCGCAGAACAAACTGGCTTACGCTTATATTTTAACGCCGTCGGGCATAAATCTCAAAAAAGAACTAACCCTGGCCTTTTTGAAGCGCAAGCAGGCTGAGTATGAGGCGCTACAAAAAGAGATAAAGGCGCTGGAAAAGGATCTGGCGCGGTGA
- a CDS encoding NAD-dependent epimerase/dehydratase family protein — protein sequence MKQKTILVTGGAGFIGSHLCEQLSKDAYNRVVSLDNYSTGSEDNHVPNVEYIKGDTKDIHSLVIFSPDIVFHLGEYSRVEQSFDDIETVWDYNKSGTFEVLQFCRKHGSKIVYAGSSTKFGDGGLGRSQSPYGWTKASNTELVKNYGEWFGVRYAIVYFYNAYGPREIRTGKYATLIALFAEKMRKGEPLTVVSPGEQKRNFTHVNDIIRALILVGEKGYGDEFGIGCPESFSILDIARLFGGKIEMLPERRGNRMNADVIAEKTKALGWNAECSVADYIETLRAMSWDTVQ from the coding sequence ATGAAACAAAAAACTATACTTGTTACTGGCGGTGCAGGCTTTATCGGTAGCCACCTCTGTGAGCAGCTATCCAAGGATGCTTATAACCGTGTGGTATCACTGGATAACTATTCAACCGGTTCTGAGGATAACCACGTCCCCAATGTTGAGTATATCAAGGGCGACACAAAAGATATTCATTCACTGGTGATATTTTCACCTGATATTGTCTTCCATTTGGGCGAGTATTCACGGGTTGAGCAGTCTTTCGATGATATAGAAACCGTTTGGGATTACAACAAATCGGGCACGTTTGAAGTGCTTCAGTTTTGTCGAAAGCATGGTAGCAAGATTGTCTATGCGGGCAGCAGTACGAAGTTTGGTGACGGTGGATTGGGACGTTCGCAAAGCCCTTATGGTTGGACTAAGGCCAGCAATACCGAGTTAGTAAAAAACTATGGTGAATGGTTCGGTGTGCGTTATGCGATTGTGTACTTCTACAATGCTTATGGCCCGCGTGAGATAAGAACTGGTAAGTACGCTACCTTGATTGCTCTATTTGCTGAGAAAATGCGAAAAGGTGAGCCTTTAACTGTTGTTAGTCCTGGTGAACAGAAGCGTAATTTTACTCACGTTAATGATATCATCCGAGCGCTGATTCTGGTGGGCGAGAAGGGCTATGGTGATGAATTTGGCATAGGCTGCCCTGAGTCCTTCTCAATTCTGGATATTGCCAGGCTATTTGGAGGTAAGATAGAGATGCTACCTGAGCGTCGAGGTAACCGTATGAATGCGGATGTGATTGCAGAAAAAACCAAAGCACTCGGCTGGAATGCTGAGTGTTCAGTGGCCGATTACATTGAAACGCTGCGCGCGATGTCCTGGGACACTGTGCAATGA
- a CDS encoding CBS domain-containing protein, translated as MNNLIIRSSDSIRVALNKIQDNKKRFLICLDDNNTILGLATDGDIRRGFLLGLHMDDSVQKLININFDYLTVFSTFDEICEKFKSNKIDLLPIIDSDMKLVNIITKKQFHILLLEGIELDLTYDFTQLDKIALEHEIYNRPWGFYKSTILTSRAQAKIITVFPGGELSLQKHKKREEHWVVIYGNGKAILGESLFDIYPGKYIYVPKGCKHKIINESELNLIISEVQLGEYFGEDDIIRYSDKYGRK; from the coding sequence ATGAATAATTTAATTATAAGATCCAGCGACTCTATACGGGTAGCATTAAATAAGATACAAGATAATAAAAAGAGGTTTTTGATTTGTCTTGACGATAATAATACTATTTTGGGACTCGCCACAGATGGAGATATAAGGAGGGGATTTCTGCTAGGCTTACATATGGATGATTCAGTGCAGAAATTAATAAACATTAATTTCGATTATTTAACTGTTTTCTCAACTTTTGATGAAATATGTGAAAAATTCAAATCTAATAAAATAGATCTTTTACCTATTATAGATAGTGATATGAAGCTAGTAAATATTATTACAAAAAAACAATTTCATATTCTGCTTTTGGAAGGTATTGAGTTAGACCTAACTTATGATTTTACCCAATTAGATAAAATAGCTTTAGAACACGAAATTTATAATAGGCCATGGGGATTTTATAAAAGTACAATTTTAACTTCTCGTGCGCAGGCAAAAATAATAACTGTTTTTCCGGGTGGTGAATTAAGTCTTCAGAAACATAAGAAAAGAGAAGAGCATTGGGTGGTTATATATGGGAATGGAAAAGCGATTTTAGGTGAGTCACTATTTGATATTTATCCTGGAAAATATATCTATGTTCCGAAAGGATGTAAACATAAGATTATAAATGAAAGTGAGTTAAATCTCATAATCTCAGAAGTTCAGCTTGGTGAATATTTTGGGGAAGATGACATTATTCGATACAGCGATAAATACGGCAGAAAATAA
- a CDS encoding N-acetylneuraminate synthase family protein has product MAFKFDYEPPKIIAEIGCNHMGQMEIAIELIDLAKDAGAGYVKFQKRNNKELLTEEQYNAPHPCPENSYGDTYGAHREFLEFDVAQNRVLKEYCDSIGMVFSTSVWDVTSAKQMVAFQPQFLKVPSACNNNFQMLRVLRDEFKGHVQLSIGMTSKDEVEEIVKFFEEKNQAKARLLIYSCTSGYPVPAKDVSLLEINWLYENYEDRVNGIGFSGHHLGVALDVAAYTLGARWIERHFTKDKTLKGTDHAASLEPQGLKKLVRDLNSSYEALRFKDSEILPIERVQRDKLKNRK; this is encoded by the coding sequence ATGGCTTTTAAGTTTGATTATGAACCTCCAAAGATAATAGCAGAGATCGGCTGTAACCACATGGGCCAGATGGAAATAGCCATAGAGTTGATTGACTTAGCAAAAGATGCGGGGGCAGGATATGTAAAATTTCAAAAAAGAAACAATAAAGAACTACTTACAGAAGAACAATATAATGCACCTCATCCATGCCCTGAAAACTCATATGGTGATACATATGGAGCCCACAGGGAATTTTTAGAATTTGATGTAGCTCAAAATAGAGTGCTAAAAGAGTACTGTGATAGCATAGGTATGGTTTTTTCCACTTCTGTTTGGGATGTAACAAGTGCAAAACAGATGGTCGCTTTTCAACCTCAGTTTTTAAAAGTACCATCAGCTTGTAATAATAACTTTCAGATGCTAAGGGTGCTTAGAGATGAATTTAAAGGTCATGTACAACTTTCTATTGGAATGACAAGTAAAGATGAAGTAGAAGAAATAGTAAAGTTTTTTGAAGAGAAAAATCAAGCAAAAGCAAGACTTCTTATTTACTCTTGTACATCAGGGTATCCAGTTCCTGCAAAAGATGTTTCGTTGCTTGAAATTAATTGGCTATATGAAAATTATGAAGACAGAGTAAATGGGATAGGTTTTTCAGGTCATCATTTAGGGGTTGCTCTTGATGTGGCTGCTTACACATTAGGTGCAAGATGGATTGAAAGGCACTTTACAAAAGACAAAACATTGAAGGGAACAGATCACGCGGCTTCACTTGAACCTCAAGGGCTTAAAAAGCTGGTTAGGGATCTTAACTCTAGTTACGAAGCGTTACGTTTCAAAGATAGTGAAATACTGCCAATAGAACGAGTGCAAAGAGATAAACTAAAGAATAGAAAATAA
- a CDS encoding acylneuraminate cytidylyltransferase: MNIAFIPVRCGSKSIPLKNIKVFCGKPLIYWNLEALQNSSNIDKIFVAVDCEAIKCVINSFGFSKVQIYDREAQNAGDAASTESVMLEFILKHSFKSSDLFILLQATSPFTQTKDVDEAIKTLKRKKADSLLTCVRTKRFFWKEDGTPYNYDQKNRPRRQDFDGIFMENGAIYINSIANIKNDKNRLSGKVAIHEMEAFTAVEIDEEDDWKIAEILMDKHILSKRPKQNIKIFLCDVDGTLTDAGMYYGENGEEFKKFNTHDGKGFELLRKAGIKTGIITSENTKIVENRAKKLNVDYLYQGLDAKGKLEIAKEICRKDGITLNNVAYIGDDVNCRELLQSVSIAACPEDAINDIKMIPNIINLTKKGGEGAVREFIDLLIK; this comes from the coding sequence ATGAATATTGCATTTATACCCGTGAGATGTGGAAGTAAGTCAATACCACTCAAAAATATAAAGGTCTTTTGCGGTAAGCCTCTGATTTATTGGAATCTTGAAGCGTTACAAAACTCGTCAAATATAGATAAAATATTTGTAGCCGTTGATTGTGAAGCGATAAAGTGTGTCATAAATAGTTTTGGATTTTCTAAAGTTCAAATATACGATAGAGAGGCGCAGAACGCAGGGGATGCTGCAAGTACAGAATCTGTGATGTTGGAGTTTATTTTAAAGCACAGCTTTAAAAGTAGTGATTTATTTATATTGTTACAAGCTACTTCGCCATTTACGCAAACCAAGGATGTTGATGAGGCAATAAAGACTTTAAAAAGGAAAAAAGCTGATTCACTTCTCACATGCGTAAGGACAAAAAGATTTTTTTGGAAAGAAGATGGAACACCATATAATTATGATCAAAAAAACCGGCCAAGAAGACAAGACTTTGATGGTATTTTCATGGAGAATGGGGCCATATATATAAACAGCATTGCAAATATTAAAAACGACAAAAATCGTCTTAGTGGAAAAGTAGCTATTCATGAAATGGAAGCATTCACAGCAGTTGAAATTGATGAAGAAGATGACTGGAAGATTGCAGAAATTCTTATGGATAAGCATATCCTTTCAAAACGACCCAAACAAAATATTAAAATTTTTCTTTGTGATGTAGATGGAACACTAACAGATGCAGGCATGTATTATGGAGAAAATGGAGAAGAATTCAAAAAGTTCAATACCCACGATGGGAAGGGTTTTGAGCTTTTGCGAAAAGCAGGTATAAAAACAGGCATCATCACTAGTGAAAATACTAAAATTGTAGAAAATAGAGCTAAAAAATTAAACGTAGACTACCTTTATCAAGGACTTGACGCTAAAGGCAAACTTGAAATAGCAAAAGAGATATGTCGAAAAGATGGTATCACATTAAATAATGTGGCATATATTGGAGATGATGTTAACTGCCGAGAACTACTTCAAAGCGTTAGCATTGCAGCATGCCCAGAAGATGCGATTAATGATATAAAAATGATACCTAATATTATAAATCTGACAAAAAAAGGAGGTGAGGGAGCTGTTAGAGAGTTTATAGATTTGCTTATTAAATAA
- the pseB gene encoding UDP-N-acetylglucosamine 4,6-dehydratase (inverting) — protein MLTNKSILITGGTGSFGHTFVPMTLAKYNPKRIVVFSRDEMKQWEMAKLFEGDERVRFFVGDVRDKERLHRALNGIEYVVHAAATKIVPTAEYNPFECVKTNVNGAMNIIDACIDQGVKKVIALSTDKASSPANLYGATKLASDKLFIAGNSYAGSVDTRFAVVRYGNVMGSRGSVIPFFLSQKDKGSLPITDVRMTRFMITLEQGVQLVWHAFDDMIGGEIYVKKIPSMKVTDIALAVDQRSKHEIVGIRPGEKLHEEMISPEDAAHTYSYDGYFKILPAIHNWSSDPLRIGTGVKVPEGFSYTSENNKEWMSQDSLKSWISDNAKKIGNI, from the coding sequence ATGTTGACAAACAAATCGATTTTAATCACCGGTGGTACGGGCTCTTTTGGGCATACATTTGTGCCGATGACGCTTGCAAAATACAACCCAAAGCGGATTGTTGTTTTCTCTCGAGACGAAATGAAGCAGTGGGAGATGGCGAAATTATTTGAGGGCGACGAGCGAGTGCGTTTTTTCGTCGGTGATGTAAGAGACAAAGAGCGTCTGCATCGGGCCCTAAATGGCATCGAATACGTTGTACACGCGGCAGCAACAAAAATTGTGCCAACCGCTGAGTACAATCCCTTTGAGTGTGTGAAAACTAATGTCAATGGTGCAATGAATATTATTGATGCCTGTATTGACCAAGGTGTTAAGAAAGTCATAGCCCTTTCAACAGATAAGGCGAGTAGTCCCGCGAATTTATATGGTGCAACCAAGCTAGCTTCAGATAAGTTGTTTATTGCGGGCAACTCATATGCAGGATCTGTAGATACGCGCTTCGCTGTAGTTCGTTACGGAAACGTTATGGGTTCTCGAGGTTCGGTGATTCCATTCTTTCTGTCCCAAAAAGATAAGGGTAGCCTCCCAATTACTGATGTTCGCATGACACGCTTTATGATTACCTTAGAGCAAGGTGTTCAACTCGTTTGGCATGCGTTTGACGACATGATTGGCGGTGAAATCTATGTAAAAAAAATTCCTTCAATGAAAGTAACAGACATTGCGCTCGCCGTTGATCAAAGGTCTAAACATGAAATTGTTGGCATTCGTCCGGGTGAAAAATTACACGAAGAAATGATTAGTCCAGAGGATGCGGCTCACACCTATTCGTATGATGGGTACTTTAAGATCCTTCCGGCTATTCATAACTGGAGCAGTGACCCTTTGCGAATTGGTACAGGGGTCAAGGTACCAGAGGGGTTTAGTTATACATCGGAGAATAATAAAGAATGGATGAGTCAAGATTCATTAAAATCATGGATTTCAGATAACGCTAAAAAGATTGGGAATATTTAA
- the pseC gene encoding UDP-4-amino-4,6-dideoxy-N-acetyl-beta-L-altrosamine transaminase gives MIPYGRQDITQADIDAVVAVLQSDFLTQGPKVPLLEQSVADKVGAKHAVAANSATSALHVACMALGLGEDDWLWTAPITFVASANCGLYCGANVDFVDIDPLTYNLSPKALEAKLIVAEREGKLPKVVVAVHLCGQPCDMQQIHALSKRYGFKIIEDASHAIGGKYQGEYIGSGRYSDITVFSFHPVKIITTAEGGMALTNDDQLAEKMNLYRSHGVTRDQNLMTHEPDGPWYYQQIELGYNYRMTELQAALGVSQMERLDVFVSRRHELAKRYDALLQDLPVITPWQHPDSYSGLHLYVIRLKLDKIDKNHRQVFEGLREQGIGVNLHYIPVHTQPYYQSMGFKQGDFPEAEHYYSQAISLPMFQGLTDEQQYEVARVLGSVLRLETSA, from the coding sequence ATGATCCCATACGGCCGGCAGGACATTACTCAGGCAGATATTGACGCCGTTGTCGCGGTACTGCAATCAGACTTCCTTACCCAAGGCCCGAAAGTACCACTCTTAGAACAGTCTGTTGCAGATAAAGTGGGTGCAAAACACGCGGTGGCCGCAAACAGCGCTACAAGTGCACTTCATGTAGCTTGCATGGCACTTGGTCTGGGAGAGGATGATTGGCTGTGGACTGCGCCCATTACCTTTGTAGCGTCGGCAAATTGTGGCCTTTACTGTGGAGCAAACGTCGATTTTGTTGATATTGATCCTCTTACCTACAACCTATCTCCCAAAGCGCTCGAAGCCAAACTGATCGTTGCCGAACGTGAAGGTAAGTTGCCCAAGGTAGTTGTCGCGGTTCATCTGTGCGGACAGCCCTGCGATATGCAGCAAATCCATGCACTCTCGAAGCGTTATGGCTTCAAAATTATCGAAGATGCGTCTCATGCCATTGGTGGCAAGTATCAGGGGGAATATATCGGCAGCGGACGTTACAGCGACATCACGGTTTTCAGTTTTCATCCGGTAAAAATCATTACTACAGCTGAGGGCGGCATGGCGCTGACGAATGACGACCAATTAGCCGAAAAAATGAACCTGTATCGTAGTCATGGTGTAACTCGTGACCAGAATTTAATGACGCATGAACCAGACGGACCATGGTATTACCAGCAAATTGAACTCGGTTACAACTACCGAATGACTGAGCTGCAGGCCGCTCTGGGTGTTAGCCAGATGGAACGCTTGGATGTATTTGTGTCCCGCCGCCATGAATTGGCCAAGCGATATGATGCGTTACTGCAAGACCTACCGGTTATAACCCCTTGGCAACATCCTGATAGCTACTCGGGACTTCACCTGTATGTAATTCGGCTGAAACTCGACAAGATCGACAAAAATCATCGACAAGTGTTTGAGGGCCTGCGTGAACAAGGTATTGGTGTAAACCTGCATTACATTCCAGTTCATACCCAACCTTATTATCAAAGTATGGGCTTCAAACAGGGCGATTTCCCTGAAGCAGAACACTATTACAGTCAAGCAATCAGCTTACCCATGTTTCAAGGTCTGACCGATGAACAGCAGTATGAGGTGGCTCGCGTACTGGGTTCGGTACTTCGGCTTGAGACAAGTGCGTAA
- the pseF gene encoding pseudaminic acid cytidylyltransferase yields MRIAIIPARGGSKRIPRKNIRDFCGKPMIAWSIEAAKASGCFDRIIASTDDKEIANIARQWGADVPFMRPSGLSDDYTGTIPVIRHAVQWLDANKSKVDYACCIYATAPFLSVQDLQAGWKLINGSGHDYAFSVTSYAFPIQRAIRITEHGHVAMFNPEHFMTRSQDLKEAWHDAGQFYWGTAEAWCEERPIFGEDSLPIKLPRHRVQDIDTPEDWARAEWLFRTMQAEGGLK; encoded by the coding sequence ATGCGAATTGCCATCATTCCTGCCCGTGGAGGTAGTAAACGCATACCCCGCAAGAATATTAGAGACTTTTGCGGCAAGCCAATGATTGCCTGGTCGATAGAGGCTGCCAAAGCCAGCGGCTGCTTTGATAGAATCATCGCCTCCACGGATGATAAGGAAATAGCCAATATTGCACGGCAATGGGGTGCTGATGTGCCCTTTATGCGCCCGTCTGGACTGTCAGATGATTACACGGGTACCATCCCAGTCATACGTCATGCCGTTCAATGGCTGGATGCAAACAAGAGCAAAGTTGACTATGCCTGTTGTATCTATGCGACCGCGCCCTTCTTATCCGTACAGGACTTGCAGGCAGGTTGGAAGCTGATCAACGGATCAGGGCATGATTACGCTTTCTCAGTCACCAGCTATGCCTTCCCTATTCAACGTGCAATCCGGATTACTGAGCACGGCCATGTCGCCATGTTCAACCCTGAACACTTCATGACACGTTCACAAGATCTTAAAGAAGCCTGGCATGATGCGGGCCAGTTTTACTGGGGGACTGCTGAAGCCTGGTGTGAAGAGCGTCCCATCTTCGGCGAAGATTCTCTCCCTATTAAGCTACCACGCCATCGGGTGCAGGACATAGACACTCCAGAAGACTGGGCAAGGGCTGAATGGCTATTCCGCACCATGCAAGCTGAAGGTGGGTTAAAGTGA
- the pseG gene encoding UDP-2,4-diacetamido-2,4,6-trideoxy-beta-L-altropyranose hydrolase: MKVAFRADASIQIGTGHVTRCLTLANELARQGHECWFVCREHPGNLGDLIASQGHSLTLLPAPAIQWPQEKDTVSDDYALWLGAPWQEDARQTMEVISPLKLDWLVVDHYALDAQWEYTVASAVGDIMVIDDLANRPHACALLLDQNLGRFVSDYDGFLPSECHRLVGPCFALLRPEFSALREQSLERRKQTELKRILISLGGVDRDNFTGKVLEALATSSLYSSTELDIIMGAAAPYLDDVRQQAAQLPFKTTVSVNVKDMAARMYQADLSIGAAGSTSWERCCMGLPSITVILAENQRSIAEALSKYKASLLVDTSRVTEEIAEMIQVYASDAEIRSLLTQNAAQVCDGAGAERIVSAFNGAIK; the protein is encoded by the coding sequence GTGAAAGTCGCCTTTCGCGCTGATGCCTCCATCCAAATTGGTACGGGCCATGTGACGCGCTGCCTTACGCTCGCCAATGAACTCGCACGCCAAGGCCACGAATGCTGGTTTGTGTGCCGTGAGCATCCAGGTAATCTCGGTGATCTGATTGCAAGTCAAGGGCACAGTTTAACGTTGCTGCCGGCCCCTGCAATTCAATGGCCGCAGGAAAAGGATACAGTATCTGACGATTATGCACTCTGGCTGGGCGCGCCCTGGCAAGAAGATGCTCGCCAAACAATGGAAGTCATTTCACCACTGAAATTGGACTGGCTGGTCGTTGACCACTACGCACTCGATGCGCAGTGGGAATACACTGTCGCCAGCGCAGTAGGAGACATCATGGTAATTGATGATCTGGCGAATCGTCCTCATGCGTGCGCACTGCTACTGGATCAAAATCTTGGCCGTTTCGTATCAGATTATGATGGGTTTTTACCATCAGAGTGCCATCGACTGGTCGGTCCGTGCTTTGCTCTACTACGCCCAGAATTTTCGGCTCTACGTGAACAAAGCCTTGAACGTCGAAAACAAACTGAGCTCAAGCGTATTCTCATATCTTTGGGTGGAGTAGACCGCGACAACTTTACCGGTAAAGTACTTGAGGCGCTGGCAACGTCGTCACTATACTCCAGCACTGAGTTGGACATCATTATGGGTGCTGCAGCGCCTTATCTGGATGACGTCCGTCAGCAGGCCGCCCAATTACCGTTCAAGACAACCGTAAGTGTGAACGTGAAGGATATGGCAGCGCGGATGTACCAGGCAGACCTGTCTATAGGTGCTGCAGGTAGCACTTCGTGGGAGAGGTGTTGCATGGGCTTGCCGTCGATTACGGTTATACTTGCAGAAAATCAACGATCGATTGCTGAGGCTCTTTCAAAATACAAGGCTAGTTTATTAGTTGATACGTCACGAGTTACAGAAGAGATTGCAGAAATGATTCAAGTGTACGCGAGCGATGCAGAAATTCGTTCCCTTCTTACCCAAAATGCTGCTCAGGTTTGTGATGGAGCGGGTGCTGAACGTATTGTATCCGCTTTTAACGGAGCGATTAAGTGA
- a CDS encoding formyltransferase family protein, protein MKITVLCSDALHPVNAYLNAWVQEVNGSHNITIARSPAELTSGDFLFLLSCSEVIKAEHKESYCHTLVLHASDLPKGRGWSPHIWDIIQGREVITLSLLEAEDKVDSGRIWLKRKIPVDKTAIWFEVNHVLFEAEIKLINEALINYDKIKPYQQGFDIEPTYYRKRTPDDSRVDPHSSISDQFDLIRMCDPDRYPAWFEMHGQRYKLVLEKLDNE, encoded by the coding sequence GTGAAGATTACTGTCCTATGCTCTGATGCTTTGCATCCTGTTAATGCTTACTTGAATGCATGGGTTCAAGAAGTAAATGGCAGTCATAACATAACCATTGCTCGGAGCCCCGCAGAACTAACTAGCGGAGATTTTCTTTTTCTTCTTTCTTGCTCCGAAGTTATAAAAGCAGAGCACAAGGAAAGCTATTGTCATACTTTAGTACTGCACGCAAGTGATCTGCCGAAAGGGCGCGGATGGAGCCCGCACATTTGGGATATCATACAAGGTCGCGAAGTCATTACATTGAGTCTTTTAGAAGCAGAAGATAAAGTGGACTCAGGGCGGATATGGTTAAAGCGTAAAATCCCCGTTGACAAGACTGCGATTTGGTTTGAAGTCAATCATGTTTTGTTCGAAGCAGAAATAAAGTTAATTAACGAAGCGTTGATAAACTATGACAAAATTAAACCTTATCAGCAAGGTTTCGATATAGAACCGACATATTATAGAAAAAGAACACCTGACGATAGCAGGGTTGACCCTCACTCAAGCATTTCCGATCAGTTTGATCTGATACGCATGTGTGATCCGGATCGTTACCCTGCTTGGTTCGAGATGCATGGGCAGAGGTACAAGTTGGTTTTGGAGAAATTGGATAATGAGTGA
- the pseI gene encoding pseudaminic acid synthase has translation MSEFEISGRRIGSQYEPYIIAEMSANHNGDINTAFRIIAEAKRAGADAVKIQTYTPDTITLNSNLPDFQIKGGLWGGKTLYELYEWAHTPWQWHKPLFEHAKKIGIPVFSSPFDSTAVDLLEDLNAPAYKIASFEAVDLPLIRYVAATGKPMIISTGMADAEEIQEAITAAREGGCKELAILHCVSGYPAPAEEYNLLTIGDMIERFGLVTGLSDHTLDNTTAIASVVLGTCIIEKHFTLDRNGGGPDDSFSLEPSGLAALCRDTKTAWRALGRVDYGRKSSEQGNVQFRRSLYFVKNMKAGDVITEQCIRSVRPGYGLEPKYFDQIVGHLVKRDIIANTPVTRDKIRRR, from the coding sequence ATGAGTGAATTTGAAATTTCTGGTCGTCGAATCGGTAGTCAATATGAGCCGTACATAATTGCTGAAATGTCTGCAAATCATAATGGTGATATAAATACAGCGTTTCGCATTATCGCAGAAGCTAAAAGGGCAGGTGCTGATGCTGTTAAAATTCAAACTTATACGCCTGATACCATCACGTTGAACTCCAACCTACCTGACTTCCAGATTAAGGGCGGTTTATGGGGCGGTAAAACGCTTTATGAGCTGTATGAGTGGGCACATACGCCCTGGCAGTGGCACAAGCCCCTGTTTGAACACGCAAAAAAGATCGGGATCCCTGTCTTCAGTTCACCCTTCGATAGCACAGCAGTAGATCTGCTCGAAGACCTGAACGCACCAGCCTACAAAATTGCCTCCTTTGAAGCCGTTGATCTACCGCTGATCCGTTATGTGGCTGCCACTGGAAAACCAATGATTATCTCCACCGGTATGGCCGATGCGGAAGAAATTCAGGAAGCGATCACCGCTGCCCGTGAAGGAGGCTGCAAAGAATTGGCTATCCTTCACTGCGTAAGCGGTTATCCTGCGCCCGCCGAAGAATACAACCTGCTTACCATCGGCGATATGATAGAACGCTTTGGTTTGGTCACGGGACTTTCGGACCATACACTCGACAACACCACCGCTATTGCCAGCGTAGTGCTGGGTACGTGTATCATCGAAAAGCATTTCACGCTTGATCGCAATGGGGGTGGTCCCGACGACAGCTTCTCGCTGGAGCCATCAGGTCTTGCCGCGCTTTGCCGTGATACCAAAACTGCGTGGAGAGCGCTTGGTCGTGTTGACTACGGTCGTAAATCGAGTGAGCAGGGCAATGTACAGTTCCGCCGTTCTTTGTATTTTGTGAAGAACATGAAGGCTGGTGATGTAATAACTGAACAATGTATTCGAAGTGTTAGGCCAGGCTATGGATTAGAACCGAAATATTTTGACCAGATTGTTGGACATTTAGTGAAGCGAGATATTATAGCAAACACACCAGTTACCCGAGATAAAATAAGAAGGCGATGA